The genomic window GCGGCTGCAAGGTTCCTAAGTCCGGTGGTCAAGCAATTTCGCATAGATAGGTCATCGACGAAAGACGATGTCAGGAATCAAAACGAGCGCCATTCCGATAGCAAGAAGGACCGGCACGAACGCTATCGCATATATCAATACCTGCTCGGACTTAAGGTGCATATAGTTGCGCAGCACCAGTGCGGCCTTTAACGTGGCGATTCCGAAAATCAGCACCAAGGCCGGGATTCGCGAAATCGGCAACTTGAACACGGCCATTCCGGCGCCTAGCAGGACGAGCAGCCAGATCCAGATTATCACCGACGAGCGATCCGAATTCTCAGCAGTCACAAAGACCTTTGGCTCCTTTGCTTGTTGCGGGTTCATGCGAGATACAGGAGCGGAAACAGGAAAATCCAGACGACATCCACGAAATGCCAATACAGCCCGGCGAACTCGACTCGCTCGCGCCGATCGCTCGACCACAAGCTGCCACTAACCGCCGCGGCGTATAGCGTCGCGTTCAGGATGATTCCGCCGAATACGTGAACCCCGTGCAGCCCAGTCATCAGGTAGTAAAATGACCAGAACATCCCGGCGCCCGGAGTGAAGCCTTCACTGATCTCGCGCGAGTACTCGATCGACT from Candidatus Binatus sp. includes these protein-coding regions:
- a CDS encoding cytochrome C oxidase subunit IV family protein, with the protein product MNPQQAKEPKVFVTAENSDRSSVIIWIWLLVLLGAGMAVFKLPISRIPALVLIFGIATLKAALVLRNYMHLKSEQVLIYAIAFVPVLLAIGMALVLIPDIVFRR